A region from the Maledivibacter sp. genome encodes:
- a CDS encoding 4-hydroxybutyrate--acetyl-CoA CoA transferase — MNINKIYKSKKKTISEALKLIQSNDFILCGLGGSEPLDILNELHTIKENGVRDCELSNTLPFGNYEFMGNPEYRKVIHVNGWFYTPFLRKNHPKGHLSFQPQHLHLSLNKRLYAMKGRRKVLLTTCSKMDKHGYLSLSIGNTYEMELIESGDAVVIVEVNGNYPRTFGDNQIHISKVNAIVETDRPIISLPVASLSEKDRKIGDYIAELIEDGSTIQLGIGGIPNAVAKALETKKHLGIHTEMFTDGMVDLIECGAADNSMKTLYKNKSVCTFALGSQKLYDYIDENPNVLFMQGKWTNDPYIVGQNHKMISINTTIEVDLTGQCCSESIGHKQFSGTGGQADTAIGAQNCPEGKSFIALYSTAKVKNEKGERVTVSKIVPTLKTGAIVTLSRNDVDYIVTEYGVAWLRGQSIGERVKRLIKIAHPNFRDELKFEADRLMMW; from the coding sequence ATGAATATAAATAAAATATACAAGAGTAAGAAAAAAACAATATCTGAAGCTTTAAAGCTTATACAGTCAAATGATTTTATATTGTGTGGTCTCGGTGGTAGTGAGCCTTTAGATATATTGAATGAACTCCATACAATAAAAGAAAATGGAGTTAGAGACTGTGAGCTTAGTAATACTTTACCATTTGGAAATTATGAATTTATGGGGAATCCCGAATATAGAAAGGTTATCCATGTGAATGGATGGTTTTACACACCATTTTTAAGGAAGAACCATCCAAAGGGACATTTATCCTTTCAGCCACAGCATTTACATCTATCCTTAAATAAGAGATTATATGCTATGAAGGGTAGAAGGAAGGTTTTATTGACAACATGTTCAAAGATGGATAAACACGGTTATCTAAGCTTATCTATAGGCAATACCTATGAAATGGAATTAATTGAATCCGGTGATGCTGTAGTGATTGTAGAGGTCAATGGAAATTACCCTAGAACCTTTGGGGATAATCAAATCCATATAAGCAAGGTTAATGCAATTGTTGAGACCGATAGACCGATTATTTCCTTACCAGTAGCATCTCTTTCAGAAAAGGACAGAAAAATTGGTGATTATATAGCAGAGCTAATTGAGGATGGCTCAACTATTCAACTTGGTATCGGCGGAATACCAAATGCTGTGGCCAAAGCCTTAGAGACAAAAAAACATTTGGGAATTCATACAGAAATGTTTACTGATGGTATGGTGGATCTAATAGAATGTGGCGCAGCAGATAATTCTATGAAAACACTTTATAAAAATAAGTCGGTTTGTACATTTGCCCTTGGAAGTCAAAAGTTATATGACTATATTGATGAAAATCCTAATGTACTATTTATGCAGGGTAAATGGACAAATGATCCCTATATTGTAGGACAGAATCATAAAATGATTTCTATAAATACTACAATAGAAGTCGATTTAACAGGTCAATGCTGTTCAGAATCAATAGGACATAAGCAGTTCTCGGGAACCGGTGGTCAAGCGGATACTGCAATAGGCGCGCAAAATTGTCCAGAAGGAAAATCCTTTATAGCCCTTTATTCCACCGCGAAGGTTAAAAATGAAAAAGGTGAAAGGGTAACAGTATCAAAAATTGTACCTACATTAAAGACAGGAGCTATAGTAACCCTATCTAGAAACGATGTTGATTATATTGTTACAGAATATGGTGTTGCATGGCTTAGGGGACAAAGTATTGGTGAAAGAGTAAAAAGACTTATAAAAATAGCCCATCCAAATTTTAGAGATGAATTGAAGTTTGAAGCTGATAGGCTTATGATGTGGTAA
- a CDS encoding 3-oxoacyl-ACP synthase: MTRDFHVGIVDFETYLPEKTITAQELSKLVDIPPEILRDKMGINRKHIGGPEDHSAMMATKASKKLLQRNNIDPNDIDMILFAGETYCEYVCWTAAIKIQNELGADNAYAWDLGFRCAGTPLALKIAKDMMKSDGSLKTVLIAGGNTNAYLIDYKDKNQSFMFDMSPAGLALLLKRDHMENEVLGTGIITDHIFCDDVIGKWGGTLYPITDDIAKDPEKLRKARLLHLEDPKGMKKRLATRSLPDFTGTVRKALKNSNLKEKDVDFIAINHINPKAHYAIMANLGIDKEKTVYLADDGHCGHADQFIALKYGLVQGKVKNGNICALLGAGTGYAFGCTMIRWGRTQ; the protein is encoded by the coding sequence ATGACTAGAGATTTTCATGTTGGGATTGTAGACTTTGAGACATATCTACCAGAAAAAACAATAACTGCCCAGGAACTATCAAAGCTCGTAGATATACCACCAGAAATATTGAGAGATAAAATGGGAATTAATAGAAAACATATAGGAGGACCTGAGGATCATTCGGCAATGATGGCTACAAAAGCATCAAAAAAGCTGTTGCAAAGAAATAATATAGATCCAAATGATATTGATATGATACTATTCGCAGGTGAAACTTACTGTGAATATGTATGCTGGACTGCGGCTATAAAAATACAAAATGAATTAGGTGCAGATAATGCATATGCATGGGATTTAGGATTTAGGTGTGCAGGTACACCCTTAGCATTGAAGATAGCAAAGGATATGATGAAGTCCGATGGTAGTTTAAAAACCGTATTAATAGCCGGGGGAAATACAAATGCATACTTAATAGACTATAAAGACAAAAATCAATCTTTTATGTTTGACATGTCACCGGCAGGACTAGCTCTTTTACTTAAAAGAGATCATATGGAAAATGAAGTATTAGGGACTGGGATTATAACAGATCATATATTTTGTGATGATGTAATCGGAAAATGGGGAGGAACCTTATACCCAATAACTGATGATATAGCAAAAGATCCTGAAAAATTGAGAAAAGCCAGATTACTTCATTTGGAAGACCCAAAGGGAATGAAGAAAAGACTAGCGACAAGATCTTTGCCAGATTTTACAGGAACAGTTAGGAAAGCCCTTAAGAATTCTAATTTAAAAGAAAAAGATGTAGATTTTATTGCTATAAATCATATAAATCCAAAGGCTCATTATGCTATTATGGCTAATTTAGGCATTGATAAAGAAAAAACTGTATATTTAGCCGATGATGGACATTGCGGTCATGCAGACCAATTTATAGCATTGAAATATGGATTAGTACAAGGGAAAGTAAAAAATGGAAACATTTGTGCTTTACTAGGTGCTGGAACGGGATATGCCTTTGGCTGCACAATGATTAGGTGGGGTAGAACTCAGTAA
- a CDS encoding sigma 54-interacting transcriptional regulator — translation MNEAFLNYLETPLTEVVGKHLSEIDNTTRLPIVLKTGIPEIGQKHVFQSGKESIVDRIPIFDGDEIIGAAGIIVLDDIKSLDNANNIRNSIINSIKPTNHTNPKNLNCNFKAKYTFDDIITQSSLIKHFKSRAQSFAATNLPVLITGESGVGKELFAHAIHNSSDRVYKPFVSINCATIPETLLESELFGYEKGSFTGANKSGKLGKFELAQGGTIFLDEIGDLPLNMQSKLLRVLQENQIEKIGSSKSIDIDVRIIAATNYDLLKQVESKRFRADLYYRLNVLNLNIPSLRERSEDIPLLIDHFISSFYQKNGIYKKFSIGIISALSNYSWPGNVRELKNIVYRLMVIATGEEVTKASIPTNILENSYKSMANSYNISGLLSQKCSLNNILKEIEIKIIEDTLNICNNNKSKAAELLGIKRMTLYRKLKNNDK, via the coding sequence ATGAATGAAGCCTTCTTAAACTATCTAGAAACACCATTAACTGAAGTGGTTGGAAAACATCTTTCTGAAATCGATAATACCACTCGACTACCAATAGTTTTAAAAACGGGTATCCCGGAAATAGGTCAAAAGCATGTTTTTCAAAGCGGAAAAGAATCAATTGTAGATAGAATACCTATTTTTGATGGTGATGAAATAATAGGTGCGGCTGGAATAATAGTACTAGATGATATTAAATCCTTAGATAATGCAAATAATATTAGAAACTCCATAATTAATTCTATAAAACCTACAAATCATACTAATCCAAAAAATCTTAACTGTAATTTCAAAGCTAAATATACATTTGATGATATAATTACTCAATCCTCTTTAATAAAACATTTCAAATCTCGCGCTCAATCTTTTGCAGCAACTAATCTACCTGTATTAATTACTGGTGAAAGCGGCGTTGGCAAAGAACTTTTTGCCCATGCAATTCATAATAGCAGTGATAGAGTATATAAACCATTTGTAAGTATCAACTGTGCTACAATCCCTGAAACATTATTGGAATCCGAACTCTTTGGGTATGAAAAAGGGTCTTTTACGGGGGCAAACAAATCTGGAAAATTAGGTAAGTTTGAATTAGCTCAAGGTGGAACAATTTTTTTAGATGAGATTGGAGACCTCCCTCTTAATATGCAATCCAAACTTCTAAGAGTACTTCAAGAAAATCAAATTGAAAAAATAGGAAGTAGTAAATCCATAGATATTGATGTAAGAATTATTGCAGCGACAAATTATGATTTGCTCAAGCAAGTAGAAAGCAAAAGATTTAGAGCTGACTTATATTATAGATTGAATGTTTTAAATCTAAACATCCCATCATTACGTGAAAGATCCGAAGACATTCCTTTATTAATCGATCATTTTATATCTTCCTTTTATCAAAAAAATGGAATATACAAGAAATTTTCCATTGGAATTATATCCGCACTATCTAATTATAGCTGGCCTGGAAATGTTAGAGAGCTTAAAAACATTGTTTACCGTTTGATGGTAATCGCAACCGGTGAAGAAGTGACAAAGGCTTCAATACCCACGAATATACTGGAGAACAGTTATAAAAGTATGGCTAATTCCTACAATATATCAGGACTATTATCTCAGAAATGTTCCCTAAATAATATACTTAAGGAAATTGAAATTAAAATAATTGAAGATACTTTGAATATCTGTAATAATAATAAATCTAAAGCAGCA